Proteins from a genomic interval of Rosa chinensis cultivar Old Blush chromosome 2, RchiOBHm-V2, whole genome shotgun sequence:
- the LOC112189332 gene encoding zinc finger MYM-type protein 1-like has product MSKGQVIERFVGVKHVTDTTSASLKAAIDQFFSENGLSISSLRGQGYDGASNMRGEFNGLKALILKENGLAFYVHYFAHQLQLAIVAVAKNHILISNLFMFVGNLVNVAGSSCKRRDSLREKQVAKIIEELNIGSILSGRGLNQETTLKRAGDTRWSSHYGTLISIINLFPSLVELLEEIKEDGSSTDQKQDASRLLDSLESFDFVFSLHLMKVLLGTTNQLSQALQRRDQDIVNAMNLVKVCKEQLQNMRDNGWDALLSQVVSFCEKQEIDVPNMDDVPFIPRKSRRRAPMVTNLHRYRVELFCAVIDMQLQELNDHFTETTTELLLYMACLNPSNSFSAFSKEKLIRLAQFYPKDFSAVSLLALEDELDTYISDMRSSSVFTQLKGISDLGEKMVETQKDKVYPLVYLLITLTLILPVATATVERAFSAMKIIKSDLRNRMGDMWMNSSMITYIEKEIFDGIDNETIMKRFQNMSNRRGQL; this is encoded by the coding sequence ATGAGCAAAGGACAAGTAATTGAGCGTTTTGTCGGTGTTAAGCATGTCACTGATACTACTTCTGCATCACTGAAGGCAGCCATTGATCAATTCTTTTCAGAGAATGGATTAAGCATATCTAGCCTCCGTGGTCAAGGTTATGATGGAGCTAGTAATATGAGAGGAGAATTCAATGGTCTAAAAGCACTTATTTTAAAGGAGAATGGGTTAGCTTTTTATGTTCATTACTTTGCTCACCAGCTTCAGCTGGCTATTGTGGCTGTAGCAAAAAATCATATCTTAATCTCTAATCTCTTCATGTTTGTTGGTAATCTGGTGAATGTTGCTGGAAGCTCATGTAAACGTCGTGATTCTCTTCGAGAGAAACAAGTCGCCAAGATTATTGAAGAACTTAATATTGGTTCTATTTTAAGTGGGAGGGGCTTGAATCAGGAAACCACCCTAAAGCGAGCTGGTGATACAAGATGGAGCTCACATTATGGTACTTTGATTAGTATCATCAACTTATTTCCATCTTTAGTTGAATTGcttgaagaaataaaagaggatGGATCATCTACAGATCAGAAACAAGATGCAAGCAGATTATTAGACTCATTGGAATCATTCGACTTTGTATTTAGTCTGCATTTGATGAAGGTTTTGTTGGGGACTACAAATCAATTATCACAAGCATTGCAAAGAAGAGACCAAGATATTGTGAATGCAATGAACTTAGTTAAAGTGTGTAAGGAGCAATTGCAAAATATGAGAGACAATGGATGGGATGCTCTTCTTAGTCAAGTTGTTTCATTTTGTGAAAAACAGGAGATTGATGTTCCTAACATGGATGATGTTCCTTTTATTCCAAGAAAATCACGGCGTAGAGCTCCAATGGTCACTAATCTGCATAGGTATCGAGTTGAATTATTTTGTGCAGTCATAGATATGCAACTTCAAGAGCTAAATGATCATTTTACAGAGACTACTACTGAGCTACTTCTCTATATGGCATGTCTTAATCCATCTAATTCATTCTCAGCTTTTAGCAAAGAAAAATTGATTCGGCTTGCTCAGTTTTATCCTAAAGATTTTTCTGCAGTATCTCTCTTGGCTCTTGAAGATGAATTGGACACTTATATATCTGATATGCGAAGCAGTAGTGTGTTTACACAATTGAAAGGAATTAGTGACCTTGGAGAAAAAATGGTTGAGACACAGAAGGACAAGGTTTATCCATTAGTTTACTTGCTCATAACATTGACGCTAATTCTTCCAGTTGCAACTGCCACTGTAGAAAGAGCATTTTCTGCCATGAAGATCATAAAAAGTGATTTACGAAACCGAATGGGAGACATGTGGATGAATAGCAGCATGATTACATATATCGAGAAAGAAATATTTGATGGTATTGATAATGAAACCATCATGAAAAGATTTCAAAATATGAGCAATCGTCGTGGACAATTGTAA
- the LOC112190728 gene encoding repetitive proline-rich cell wall protein 1 has protein sequence MESSKLNALFFIFMLVISSAAPILGCPTCGKKPPPKHTKPKTPKGPITVPPIVKPPVIKVPPVTVPPIKPPVTIPPIVKPPITIPPVIPPIVKPPITIPPVIPPVVKPPIKIPPVIPPIVKPPITIPPVIPPVVKPPIKIPPVIPPIVKPPITIPPVIPPVIKPPIKIPPVIPPIVKPPITLPPVVIPPVIPPIVKPPVEIPPITTKPPSPGTPCPPPPGTPAPKDTCPIDTLKLGACVDLLGGLVHVGVGDPAVNECCPVLAGLVELEAAVCLCTTLKLKLLNLNIFVPIALELLVTCGKSPPPGFTCSI, from the coding sequence ATGGAGTCCAGTAAACTCAATgctctcttcttcatcttcatgctCGTCATTTCCTCGGCCGCTCCGATTCTCGGGTGCCCTACTTGCGGCAAAAAGCCTCCTCCCAAGCACACTAAGCCTAAGACCCCCAAGGGCCCTATTACAGTCCCTCCCATTGTGAAACCCCCAGTCATCAAAGTCCCCCCAGTCACAGTCCCACCTATCAAACCACCAGTGACAATACCACCCATCGTCAAACCACCAATCACCATCCCCCCCGTCATCCCTCCCATTGTCAAACCACCAATCACAATCCCACCAGTAATCCCTCCCGTCGTAAAACCACCAATTAAAATCCCACCCGTCATCCCTCCCATTGTCAAACCACCAATCACAATCCCACCAGTAATCCCTCCCGTCGTAAAACCACCAATTAAAATCCCACCCGTCATCCCTCCCATTGTCAAACCACCAATCACAATCCCACCAGTCATCCCTCCCGTCATAAAACCACCAATCAAAATCCCACCAGTGATTCCACCAATAGTGAAACCACCAATCACATTACCACCAGTGGTAATCCCTCCAGTGATTCCCCCCATTGTCAAACCACCAGTGGAGATTCCCCCAATCACCACCAAGCCCCCGAGCCCCGGGACACCGTGCCCCCCACCACCTGGGACACCAGCTCCCAAGGACACTTGCCCCATCGACACACTGAAGCTCGGAGCTTGCGTGGATCTCCTCGGTGGGTTGGTTCACGTTGGGGTCGGTGACCCCGCGGTGAACGAGTGCTGCCCGGTGCTCGCAGGACTTGTTGAACTTGAAGCTGCAGTGTGCTTGTGCACCACCCTTAAACTCAAGCTTCTCAACCTCAACATCTTCGTCCCTATTGCTCTTGAGCTCCTTGTCACTTGTGGCAAGAGCCCTCCTCCTGGTTTCACCTGCTCTATCTAG